TTAACTCGATTAACTTGAGCTACAAATGTCTATGCActtttaacattaaaatatatttaataaatagataaatgatTGCTCTTTTCATGAATTGTCAATCAAGCTGGATAACTTGCTTCTAAATTATTTTGTACTATTCAAGATTTGCGTCATAGCTCCATTACAAATCTCTTCAAGAGCCTTGAGAGATTAAATGTGAGTTTGATCTTCATAGCAAAGAGGCGATCAATCAAATTAAGTTTAACATACAGAAGAATTTCTCAAACTCCCCGGAATGACTCATTTTCTGATGATAGATACTttaaaaactgtgtgtgtgtgtgtgtgtgtgtgtgtgtgtgtgtgtgtgtgtgtgtgagcagccAAAGGTCTCTCTTTCTGATTGAAAAGCCACAGATGTTGTTGAAGGAGAGAAATAAAGATAAAATTTAAGAAATTTAAGATAAAATTCCTCTATCGTTAGGTAACAGCATAAGCTCTGCACAGGTGATTAATAACAATCAGCAGTCatatcaagaaaaaaaaaagtttttagcTAATTAATATTCAAGGAAGATTACAATAAAGCTGAAATAGATCTCTTGCAATATATGGGGGAATTTGTGACTCtctgaaatgtttttcttcgttacatacatatatacaaaagtAAAAACGGAAATTAAATGTGTGATGTGCTACTGACCTTTTTAGGAAGTAGCACATTTCATGAGAAAATAGAAATGCTGTTGGCAGTTTCATTTTATGAGGGCCCTCCTGCAAGCATATAATTGCTAATAAtctattatattaataaatacaaatatattaaatcaaatattaGTTTGAATATTGTATATACCTCAGTCATATATTTAAAAGgagattttttcattttttcagcaAGAGAATGGATCTGCTTGGTTTGCAGTTTACCTGGGCATTTTGGCTGCAATCTTACATGGATTATTAATGGTGTATTGAGTTTCTCCAATGCAAGGCTGCAAGGGAATTTGAAATATGGAGCTGTCTGAATTCACTATTATACAGAGTTTATAGCTACAAATCTAACCTGGGAATCATACTATTATGTTGGCAAATAGTAAACTGAAGGCTCAGAGAAAAGGCAACACATGTACAGTGAAGCAACccagttttgatttaaaaaattcaCTATGGACCACAAAAGCATCTGCACCAGTACAGGCGCCAGAGACTCGACAACACCAAACCACCTTCTTCCCCAGAATCAGAGACACATGATTGAAATACTGCGTCATGCATATATCAATATTTTGCCAAATTAACATTCTTACCACACTGACATATCTGTAATGTGCTAATTATgaccttttcaaaatgaaagcATGTCCCTTCTGACTTTCAGTCaggaatgaaaaaaacaaactaaaaattcTTCAATACAAACACTGTAAATCTCAGTGTACTCAGTTCATTAACACCTGATTATCACAGTTAATGATATGGCACCAGGCATATGAGCTCCAACATAGCGACATCAAGCATGACCTTCAGATGAGTCTATCATCTTTCATTTCAACTTTAAGAaatgatagtaataataatgaaacaggAGCATTTCCTTTCACAATATGaaactgaatatatatttaagtgtaTACAGTCTCAATTGGAGAGAGGATTTGAAACACTGTTATTGATTATTATGCTTTAGGTAACTTTTTGATCAGTTAAGTAGCCATGCTTTTGAGAAAGCCACATTTGCTGAACATTAGGCATATCAAAATTTCACTTTTTTCACCTTCACAGAAACAACTGGGATACATGTTTCGAAGGCGCTCTCGAGTCAATAAGGAGATAGTGCCATCATGTGTTcagcatttatttgtttttctgtccacCTACTGAATGTGGAATTGCTATACTATGAACTAAAAAATTGGatataaagtaaaaagtatAAGATTTGTATCAAGTGacattatgtataaatatatattggacTAGTGAGACCTCATTTGCAATATTGTTTGATCCCCATGTAACAACAGAGAAACTACTACCCTGGAAAGACAAAGACCAGAAGCATCCCTGGTCTCAAAGGAGTGTAATATACACAGACTGAAGGGAATTCATCTCTGTAGTTGTGAAGAGAGACAATAGGTGAGGGATTTGATTCaagtgtttaaaataaacagCAGGAGCATTTACCCCATTAATCAGGAAGAGCACACATTTGCAGAGTTGCAGGGGTCTGGAACAAGCTACCAAGCCAGGTGATTGAATATGATCCACTGGGACCTCCGGGTTCTTGCCATGTTATTCTCTTAGTCTAATTTTGGGAATTACTTTGTTTGCTAGATCTTTCTATTGTGATTATAGATGATTCATGTAGGAACTTAATTATTGATTAATAGCTTGCATTTATGTGCTTTCTATGTACAAATTCCACGAGAAGCGTTCTCCTCTCAGACTACACTCTTCTTGGTTTCTTATCGGAATTGCAGTTGTCCTGTAAGCAAGTCCTTCTCTGGAAATAAATCGCACACAAAGAAACCAAAACACATGGAAGGACACGACAGTttccagcagagggcagtgctTCACTAAGAGTCAATACCATATCAATGGGATCCAGTTTTATGCTCAGGGTTATTCAGGTGGCACCTTTGTTTCTGAAGGGTTCCTCCACCACATTAATCTACATTGATCAGAAAATCACAGTCTGTTGTGTGGATAGAGAAGCATCTTGGATTCCAGTATTATTCTGTAAGGCATTTTAAAAAGCCcaatatattattactattttcacCATCTGTGGGAAAAATAGGGAAAAGAGCCAATACAGAACAAAAGCTCCTAACCCCTTTTGTGATACTGGAAATGCATGCAACTACATATTTTTGAAAGGCTCCACTTATGCCTTTACGCACAGCCCCAATTACCTTATAGGCCCAATATGTTATTTCCTTCCTCTCATATAATTATCTGTTATTATATCCAGTAGACCACATGCCTAGTCCCCCCTGTTCCTGATTGCCAGCTATTAACTCCTCACCTGAACTGCACTTGGGTCCATCACCCCTGACTTCTCCAGTTGTGACAGTTGTtttgctgaaataaataaataaatgcaagcaCCTCCTCTTGTTGGGTGTCTTGCTAAATTGATTTAGAAACAGAAACCAACATTATATACAAAGGAAACAATACTGTTCTGCAATCAAACTAATATTGTATGCATATAGAAATATAGACACAAACCAATACAGGATTTGTATAAACCaacatgtaaaatattttagTCTTACCATATGCAGTATTTCTTTTAAATGGTTTATTGACTACTTCTTTGTGAAGCAGGCAGTGTAGTACAATGTcctgtttttgtattataatgGGTTCACTAGGTGCTATTTAGTTAAGGGATTTTTAACATATCTTCTGATGTCTAATGTTGaagttatattttaattatgtttattacTAAACAGATTAATTGTTTACAGACCAAAACAAAACTTGGTGTACAATCTTATTAAGTAAATTATTATTCATCTTTAATTGATTAAGGcttgttaaaaacaaataagggTCCCTACATGCAATGCCTCTTCTACATGGAAAGTAGACAGACTGCTGCTGCCACCAGATGGCAGGCAAACCTAAACAATTTAAGTAGCAGGAATGAAGTAAATCTGTtctgtaaaatgtgtgtgtgtgtgcgtgtgtgtgtgtgcgcacatgATTGGGTCAGTCTAGTTGTATTTCTTCATACatttacattcatttatttccatTACCTCCATGACAAGAAAactgatttacagaaactgaTTTATATAATCTGTTCCATTTGAAACATATCTTCTGACAGCTGCAGCTGGAGATCAAATCAATTGGCCTAGTTCAATattctttaaatcattttatcAACTACTTccattctaaaaaaaaaaaaaaaatcgaataaaAACATGGCAAGACATAAACAGGAgtctaaattacatttttcagcttATTGTAGTGGTGTATAGAAATCAGACATAAATTAGTAACCaattaacacaaaattaaatatataagtatatacagCCATTGTAATATGTGTGTAATATTTTCTGTTTGAAAATCTAGAACAAACCCCAAGTCGTAGCCTAGTTTAGTGGTATCAGTTTTAACACAAACCGTGAGGAATGTTGCACTTCCCTTTGGTGGATTGATGGTAAAAGGGATCTGACTGTTTCATTGTTGTCCATTGCTCTGCTTCCTGCTGCAGATAAGGTTGTACAAATGAGTTTGACAGAAATGTAAGACACCGTCTGAAACCAGTGCGTAAGCTTGAGTATACAAAAATACATCGCCTCTAAaacacaatgtattgaaatttgAATAAACACCAAGTGATATGAGTGATATATTGTGTAAAGGCAAACATCTAgtgtagttaaaaaaataaataaactcacaCTCTAAACCAATCAgtgaaaattacattttgtgagCTACAAAGAAGAGGTTCATTTAATTTATCCCTTTCAATGAGGCCAcagattaatacaaataaatgtcagtCTTCCCAAAGCCCCCTCTTCAAGTTTAAATTGGCAGCCACAACCCCTTAAATATCCGTGAGATGCTGGTGAGGCAAAACTTGAACATTTAATTTCAGGCATCTGCAATTATTGGCTCTAATCCTGACACACAGAACTCCTTCAGAGTCAGACCAAGACTGCCTAGATTTCAAGGAAGAGTTGTTCTTCTTTCAGGCTATTTAAATGATGAAGTtctgaaaaaaacatattcaaaTCATGCACTGACCAGCACAATTACCATGAAAGTCAATTATCTTATTTAAGAAACATCAGGCTGGGTAATTATACATTATGTCGAGCAcagtttatgtatattttttggaTATAAggtgattattttttaatgtaatgaagACATTACAGGCAAGTGTGCTTTCCTAAGCAGGATGTCTGTATTGtgctttttttctctcattaTCTCCTTATGGGTAATATTCTCCAAAATAGCTTGaaaaaacacatcaaataaaatgtattcaaagtGCAGTGTCTTTAcaagaatgtatttattcagtaaCACTAATTGAGAACTTTTGATCACAACTCAGGGCTTTTTTGGTTTACTACCAAGCCCATTCCATGTTTGTAAATGTCTTATTTAAACAAAGATATATCAAAGTAAATAGAGATTAACTTGGATCTGTGCTTCTGTTTAAGGCTGTCATTCCTGTACCATTGGACTTGCACTTTGATGACGAATCAGTGTTCGCTGAGGACCCCGATGTAAATTCATACTTGGTTCTGTGGCACACAAACAACTTCCTCAGTTTGGCTCTGAAATCATCAGACACATAGTAATAGATGAAGGGGTCAAGGCTGCTGTTGAAGGTGCTGAGAGCCAGACTGATCATGTAAGGGAAATACAATTCCTCGCTATTCTCCAACAGACTGGAGTAGTGCAGGAGAAGCATGATGTTGCTGGGCAGGAAGCAAAAAATGAAGACCACCAGCACAAGCGCTGTAACCTTGACTGCGTGGATGTAGCGCTTGTCACTGGACACCAACGTCCACAGAATTGAGCCGTAACAGAACAAGATGACACACAAGGGGATGACAAAGCCAATGGCGAAGAGGCTGGTGAAGTATGGAAAGAACATTTTTTCTTGAACCACCTGCGGCAGAGCATCATGGCAGAGGGTGATGTTTAGGTCGTCTTCAGTGTAGGCCTGCCGAGTGAGGAGCAACGGCAGCATGGCCCCTATCACAACCACCCACACAGCGAGACTCATGCAGATGGAGTTTTTTCTGCTTCTGAAGGCCTTGGCACTGAAAGGATGGACCAGGGCGATGTATCTGTCAATACTGATGAGCATGAGACACAGAATGGAGCCATACATGTTGCCATAGAACAGAGCAGAGACAAATCTGCAGGTGACCTCCCCAAAGATCCAGTTGTTGCCCTGGAAGTGGTAGGCAATCCTGAAGGGAAGAACCACCATGAGCAGGAGGTCTGTGCTGGTCAGGTTGATGAGTAAAGCAGTGGAGGGCATCTTCTTGGTTCTGGCTATAAGGACCCATAGAGCTGTGGCATTGGCTGGGAGTCCAATGATGAAGGCCACCAAGTAGAGTGAAGGGATGAGGAGCACTGTGGTCTGGGCTTGCACATGATGCTTTTGCTTTTCATCCAGTACAGTTCTGTTACATTTCTGGTTGAGATTGAAAGACCTTAAAACTGTAtgcataaaaacaagaaagtgaagATTAGTATTTAATTGAACTTATACAAATGTGCATTTAGACAGTGTTGCTCGTATGTTGTGAATCTCCGGTACTGCACTGTCAGTACACTGTACCGGTTAGAGACTATATGAAGAGTAAAGTGCATGTCCCAACTCTAGTAGGTTACACTTTGCTAGAATCCAACTTGTCATTGTAACATATTGACAATGTTGGATAtgaaagtaaatatatatatattttaaaaaattgcaCAGTGAAATTGAAGGCATTTGAATGGCAAAATTGAATATGTTTAGCAAGGGGGGATAAAAAATACTAGTGCAACAAATCTTACTAAGAATGTTGAAGCGTAAAGCCTAAGACAACCATGCAGCAAATGGAACTAACAGGAAGACATGAGCTACAGATAAACCACATGGAAACAGGTAATTAAATAAGTGTTTCTTACATGATGCAGTTTTATTAAGctgtgttacatttttaattagtacactataataattgttttaaagcTTCAATTATTTTTGTAGAGCACTATTTTGTAATGGAAATGAATGTGATTAGATGGTAGTTTGCTGCTGtttgtgattgttttgttttcagaaatgCTCATCATGCTTTCCTACTAGTCTAGCCCCACATCCTGGGGTGGCTCTAGAAGGGCCACTGCCACAGGATGCACATGTCAAGctgttttgtaattgtaattttccCTCAACACAAGCAATTATTGAATTACTGTTTGCTTGTAGTCCTCATCTCATTCACTGCAGCATGAGCTCTCTAAATAATCTTTATatttcctttttgttgttgctgttgttgttgttgttggaacATGTCATAATCCCTTCCTGATTAAACAGCCAGATATTTTCTAAAAGCATTCCTTATTCTAGATTTCTTTCTACCTTGAATTCAGCAAGATTAATGGTGTCATTTGTTCCTTAAATTGAACTATAATGTAGGGGTTGGAAATAATGTATGTTaaatgggaaataaatataatgtgaaTCACTTGGCATTATTGAATGTTATCATCTGGAATAAGAGGAAACCAGATGAAGATTgagtgtaaaagaaaaaaaaaagaatgattaCACATGCGGGTGTTATTCAGCctgtttttaatttccatttgctAATAGATCATTGAATCCTAGACAAGCAGCAGGCACCATGTTGTTTAGTAGTTTTATTTCTCTATACACTTTGTTTAGACAGGTCCTTCCTGTTTTCAGACCTAAATATATACAGGTTCCACTGTGCTCTCTGGCACTGGTGTAGGGCCACTTTGAAGTAGTGGGTTGGGGTTTCAAATATATCCCAGTATACATTTTACTATTTCGCCCTGGAATCAGTCTGTTTATTCTGGCTTATGTTAATCAAATAGATATTTCACTGCAGTCTAGGCTGACTTCCCTTTATGTGATATAACTTTTAAGTAGACTAAACTAAACCTAAATTCAACAAAAAGGTAGTGTGGGTTGTTTCCCTGACAAGAAGTGCTCAGTTACGAAATTGGACTGAAGAAGGAGTAATGAGATAATCAGTCACACAGGCTCATAAAAACACATGGAGCGTTCTGTCTGCATTCCTTAATGTTAAATGGCAAAGGCACTGATTGTGCCGCAAATAACACTattctgatttttttaaatgtattattcttacaccatgttttcagt
This is a stretch of genomic DNA from Amia ocellicauda isolate fAmiCal2 chromosome 11, fAmiCal2.hap1, whole genome shotgun sequence. It encodes these proteins:
- the LOC136763008 gene encoding proteinase-activated receptor 4, producing MDSPSLQHVFFSCFLLFLSLHTFTYAQEDCNKTSKILRSFNLNQKCNRTVLDEKQKHHVQAQTTVLLIPSLYLVAFIIGLPANATALWVLIARTKKMPSTALLINLTSTDLLLMVVLPFRIAYHFQGNNWIFGEVTCRFVSALFYGNMYGSILCLMLISIDRYIALVHPFSAKAFRSRKNSICMSLAVWVVVIGAMLPLLLTRQAYTEDDLNITLCHDALPQVVQEKMFFPYFTSLFAIGFVIPLCVILFCYGSILWTLVSSDKRYIHAVKVTALVLVVFIFCFLPSNIMLLLHYSSLLENSEELYFPYMISLALSTFNSSLDPFIYYYVSDDFRAKLRKLFVCHRTKYEFTSGSSANTDSSSKCKSNGTGMTALNRSTDPS